Proteins found in one Salvia splendens isolate huo1 chromosome 10, SspV2, whole genome shotgun sequence genomic segment:
- the LOC121751939 gene encoding probable boron transporter 7 isoform X1: protein MHQCCYGDNYLCCIHTFLEILLTFMFFLIIGSTMDGLKTPFRGVKKDFKGRLACYKEDWLDSCGSGARILAPTAYIFFASVLPVIAFGEQLSRETDGSLSTPETLASTAICGVIHSIFGGQPLLILGVAEPTIIMYSYLYSFAKKTVGTELYLAWAAWVCVWTSLMLFLLAIFNACTIIKRFTRVAGELFGMLITVLFLQEAIKGVVSEFSIPAGENASEEKFQFQWLYTNGLLGVIFSIGVLITALKSTQARSWRYGSGMFRSLIADYGVCLAVIVWTALSYSIPRKIPSGVPRRLFCPDPWDPESLYHWTVIKDMGKVPAMYIFAAIIPALMIAGLYFFDHSVASQLAQQKEFNLKKPSAYHYDIMLLGVMTLICGLLGLPPSNGVLPQSPMHTRSLAVLKKQLIRKKMVKSAKEGMKLQASNSEIYGRMHAVFVEMEGGAHSHAADNDLASLKEAVMSHDDTDSDSAFDPEKCIDLYLPVRVNEQRVSNLLQSLLVGLAICATPVLKLIPTSVLWGYFAYMAIDSLPGNQFWERILLLFVPPGRRFKVIEDFHASYVEGVPFKYIFMFTIFQLAYLLLCFGITWIPIAGILFPLPFFLLISIREHILPKVFPSHYLRELDAAEYEEIIGRSFKNRSLSISLSLKERDMSDIDTDGSSPDVSSAEILDQMTTRRGELKHRSVSFNDRQLQTVPEGSGGL from the exons ATGCACCAATGCTGTTATGGTGATAATTATTTGTGTTGCATTCATACATTTCTGGAAATTTTGCTAACCTTCATGTTTTTCTTGATTATAGGAAGCACCATGGATGGCCTCAAGACTCCTTTCAGGGGAGTCAAGAAGGATTTCAAAGGCCGGTTAGCATGCTACAAGGAGGACTGGCTGGATTCATGTGGCTCGGGTGCAAG GATTCTTGCTCCAACAGCCTACATTTTCTTCGCTTCTGTTCTCCCCGTGATAGCCTTCGGAGAGCAGCTAAGTCGAGAAACAG ATGGAAGCTTGAGCACCCCGGAAACTCTTGCTTCTACAGCTATCTGTGGAGTCATTCATTCAATTTTCGGTGGCCAGCCATTATTGATCTTAGGGGTTGCAGAACCAACCATCATTATGTACTCCTACCTTTATAGTTTTGCTAAAAAAACCGTGGGAACGGAGCTGTATCTAGCCTGGGCCGCGTG GGTCTGCGTCTGGACTTCTTTGATGCTGTTTCTTCTTGCTATATTCAATGCTTGCACCATCATCAAGCGATTTACAAGAGTAGCAGGGGAACTTTTCGGCATGTTAATTACGGTTCTTTTCCTTCAAGAGGCCATCAAG GGTGTGGTGAGTGAATTCAGCATTCCAGCAGGTGAAAATGCCTCCGAAGAGAAATTCCAATTCCAGTGGCTTTACACTAATGGATTACTCGGTGTCATATTTTCTATTGGCGTCCTTATCACTGCCCTCAAGAGCACGCAAGCTAGGTCCTGGCGTTATGGCTCAG GCATGTTTAGGAGCCTTATTGCAGACTACGGAGTTTGCTTGGCAGTTATAGTATGGACTGCATTGTCCTATAGTATACCACGCAAGATCCCTTCAGGAGTCCCAAGGCGACTTTTCTGTCCCGATCCTTGGGATCCTGAATCCTTGTATCACTGGACAGTGATTAAG GACATGGGGAAGGTACCGGCAATGTACATTTTTGCTGCGATAATACCAGCCTTGATGATCGCGGGTTTATACTTTTTCGATCACAGTGTAGCTTCACAGTTGGCACAACAAAAGGAATTCAATCTGAAAAAGCCATCTGCTTACCATTATGATATCATGTTGCTCGGAGTTATG ACTTTGATCTGTGGATTGCTCGGACTGCCTCCTTCGAATGGTGTTCTTCCGCAGTCACCTATGCACACACGGAGTCTTGCAGTCCTTAAGAAGCAG TTGATACGGAAGAAAATGGTGAAGTCTGCAAAGGAGGGCATGAAACTGCAAGCGAGCAACTCGGAGATATATGGGCGAATGCATGCTGTGTTTGTTGAAATGGAGGGTGGCGCTCATTCA CATGCTGCGGACAATGACCTAGCAAGCCTGAAGGAAGCTGTCATGAGCCATGATGATACGGACTCAGATAGCGCATTCGACCCTGAAAAGTGCATTGATCTCTACTTGCCTGTCCGAGTAAACGAGCAGCGGGTCAGCAATTTGTTGCAGTCCTTACTTGTTGGCCTTGCCATATGTGCTACTCCCGTGCTCAAGTTGATACCTACCTCGGTCTTGTGGGGATACTTCGCCTACATGGCCATTGACAGTCTCCCCGGCAACCAGTTCTGGGAGAGGATTCTGCTGCTGTTTGTTCCACCAGGCCGTCGCTTCAA AGTCATCGAAGATTTCCATGCCTCGTATGTGGAGGGGGTCCCGTTCAAATACATCTTCATGTTCACAATATTTCAGCTCGCCTACCTCCTGTTGTGCTTCGGAATCACATGGATACCGATAGCTGGGATCTTGTTCCCGTTGCCTTTCTTCCTCTTGATAAGCATACGAGAGCACATTCTTCCCAAGGTGTTCCCGTCTCACTATCTTCGCGAACTAGACGCAGCTGAGTACGAAGAAATCATTGGACGCTCATTCAAGAACCGGAGTCTATCCATCAGTCTATCCCTCAAG GAGAGGGACATGTCCGACATCGACACTGATGGAAGCTCCCCTGATGTATCGTCTGCTGAAATATTGGATCAGATGACGACGCGCAGAGGTGAACTAAAGCACCGGTCGGTCAGCTTCAACGACAGGCAGCTTCAG ACTGTGCCAGAAGGTTCGGGTGGGCTGTAA
- the LOC121751939 gene encoding probable boron transporter 7 isoform X2: MDGLKTPFRGVKKDFKGRLACYKEDWLDSCGSGARILAPTAYIFFASVLPVIAFGEQLSRETDGSLSTPETLASTAICGVIHSIFGGQPLLILGVAEPTIIMYSYLYSFAKKTVGTELYLAWAAWVCVWTSLMLFLLAIFNACTIIKRFTRVAGELFGMLITVLFLQEAIKGVVSEFSIPAGENASEEKFQFQWLYTNGLLGVIFSIGVLITALKSTQARSWRYGSGMFRSLIADYGVCLAVIVWTALSYSIPRKIPSGVPRRLFCPDPWDPESLYHWTVIKDMGKVPAMYIFAAIIPALMIAGLYFFDHSVASQLAQQKEFNLKKPSAYHYDIMLLGVMTLICGLLGLPPSNGVLPQSPMHTRSLAVLKKQLIRKKMVKSAKEGMKLQASNSEIYGRMHAVFVEMEGGAHSHAADNDLASLKEAVMSHDDTDSDSAFDPEKCIDLYLPVRVNEQRVSNLLQSLLVGLAICATPVLKLIPTSVLWGYFAYMAIDSLPGNQFWERILLLFVPPGRRFKVIEDFHASYVEGVPFKYIFMFTIFQLAYLLLCFGITWIPIAGILFPLPFFLLISIREHILPKVFPSHYLRELDAAEYEEIIGRSFKNRSLSISLSLKERDMSDIDTDGSSPDVSSAEILDQMTTRRGELKHRSVSFNDRQLQTVPEGSGGL, translated from the exons ATGGATGGCCTCAAGACTCCTTTCAGGGGAGTCAAGAAGGATTTCAAAGGCCGGTTAGCATGCTACAAGGAGGACTGGCTGGATTCATGTGGCTCGGGTGCAAG GATTCTTGCTCCAACAGCCTACATTTTCTTCGCTTCTGTTCTCCCCGTGATAGCCTTCGGAGAGCAGCTAAGTCGAGAAACAG ATGGAAGCTTGAGCACCCCGGAAACTCTTGCTTCTACAGCTATCTGTGGAGTCATTCATTCAATTTTCGGTGGCCAGCCATTATTGATCTTAGGGGTTGCAGAACCAACCATCATTATGTACTCCTACCTTTATAGTTTTGCTAAAAAAACCGTGGGAACGGAGCTGTATCTAGCCTGGGCCGCGTG GGTCTGCGTCTGGACTTCTTTGATGCTGTTTCTTCTTGCTATATTCAATGCTTGCACCATCATCAAGCGATTTACAAGAGTAGCAGGGGAACTTTTCGGCATGTTAATTACGGTTCTTTTCCTTCAAGAGGCCATCAAG GGTGTGGTGAGTGAATTCAGCATTCCAGCAGGTGAAAATGCCTCCGAAGAGAAATTCCAATTCCAGTGGCTTTACACTAATGGATTACTCGGTGTCATATTTTCTATTGGCGTCCTTATCACTGCCCTCAAGAGCACGCAAGCTAGGTCCTGGCGTTATGGCTCAG GCATGTTTAGGAGCCTTATTGCAGACTACGGAGTTTGCTTGGCAGTTATAGTATGGACTGCATTGTCCTATAGTATACCACGCAAGATCCCTTCAGGAGTCCCAAGGCGACTTTTCTGTCCCGATCCTTGGGATCCTGAATCCTTGTATCACTGGACAGTGATTAAG GACATGGGGAAGGTACCGGCAATGTACATTTTTGCTGCGATAATACCAGCCTTGATGATCGCGGGTTTATACTTTTTCGATCACAGTGTAGCTTCACAGTTGGCACAACAAAAGGAATTCAATCTGAAAAAGCCATCTGCTTACCATTATGATATCATGTTGCTCGGAGTTATG ACTTTGATCTGTGGATTGCTCGGACTGCCTCCTTCGAATGGTGTTCTTCCGCAGTCACCTATGCACACACGGAGTCTTGCAGTCCTTAAGAAGCAG TTGATACGGAAGAAAATGGTGAAGTCTGCAAAGGAGGGCATGAAACTGCAAGCGAGCAACTCGGAGATATATGGGCGAATGCATGCTGTGTTTGTTGAAATGGAGGGTGGCGCTCATTCA CATGCTGCGGACAATGACCTAGCAAGCCTGAAGGAAGCTGTCATGAGCCATGATGATACGGACTCAGATAGCGCATTCGACCCTGAAAAGTGCATTGATCTCTACTTGCCTGTCCGAGTAAACGAGCAGCGGGTCAGCAATTTGTTGCAGTCCTTACTTGTTGGCCTTGCCATATGTGCTACTCCCGTGCTCAAGTTGATACCTACCTCGGTCTTGTGGGGATACTTCGCCTACATGGCCATTGACAGTCTCCCCGGCAACCAGTTCTGGGAGAGGATTCTGCTGCTGTTTGTTCCACCAGGCCGTCGCTTCAA AGTCATCGAAGATTTCCATGCCTCGTATGTGGAGGGGGTCCCGTTCAAATACATCTTCATGTTCACAATATTTCAGCTCGCCTACCTCCTGTTGTGCTTCGGAATCACATGGATACCGATAGCTGGGATCTTGTTCCCGTTGCCTTTCTTCCTCTTGATAAGCATACGAGAGCACATTCTTCCCAAGGTGTTCCCGTCTCACTATCTTCGCGAACTAGACGCAGCTGAGTACGAAGAAATCATTGGACGCTCATTCAAGAACCGGAGTCTATCCATCAGTCTATCCCTCAAG GAGAGGGACATGTCCGACATCGACACTGATGGAAGCTCCCCTGATGTATCGTCTGCTGAAATATTGGATCAGATGACGACGCGCAGAGGTGAACTAAAGCACCGGTCGGTCAGCTTCAACGACAGGCAGCTTCAG ACTGTGCCAGAAGGTTCGGGTGGGCTGTAA
- the LOC121751940 gene encoding cytochrome b-c1 complex subunit 7: MASALSKWLVDPKRNPLAAMHMKAVSTRLRRFGLRYDDLFDPMYELDVKEALNRLPREIVDARNQRLKRAMDLSMKHDYLPEDLQAMQTPFRSYLQDMLALVKREQAEREALGALPLYQRTLP, from the exons ATGGCGTCGGCTCTATCCAAATGGCTGGTCGATCCGAAAAGAAACCCGCTCGCCGCGATGCACATGAAAGCGGTGTCCACTCGCCTTCGCAGATTCG GTCTTCGGTATGACGATTTATTCGACCCGATGTACGAGCTGGATGTGAAGGAGGCGCTGAATCGTCTCCCAAGAGAGATCGTGGATGCCAGGAACCAGCGGCTGAAGCGCGCAATGGACCTTTCTATGAAGCACGACTACCTTCCTGAAGATCTACAG GCTATGCAGACACCATTTCGGAGCTACCTACAGGATATGCTCGCTCTT GTCAAGAGAGAGCAAGCTGAACGCGAAGCACTCGGAGCTTTACCCCTTTATCAGCGCACCCTCCCCTGA